In Macadamia integrifolia cultivar HAES 741 chromosome 1, SCU_Mint_v3, whole genome shotgun sequence, a single window of DNA contains:
- the LOC122085032 gene encoding uncharacterized TPR repeat-containing protein At2g32450-like, with protein MSILGLFHCLTSTVKSHSSLLSPQTDFVAPETETNSKSLMASSQRSMSTTTMMSRRYKVRSIFDRFDANGDGGLNRDEMGALVTAVNPKVKFSSDQISAILDKVFRSYSFLIENPLTGLSFKGLLRIYEDGAGFVGHIDRDYSALFPSSEVISKIPNFRVSAAWAKSPNHGFKVEFDNTWKLVEDLEIIIRRKIKSFTHGCSDISVDFDKKFLWDENCADYRKILKEVREIRVAIDRNLQREEAFDGHMAIGRTLQYYNLLIEALQSFQRAADLSPIDVRPHFMLGNCLYHLGRLNEAKVCYLLVLELGAETNSNKWVGLLPDLHVNLGIVLEGEGMLLSACEHYREAAILCPTHYGVLGLLGGVLLRTGEYGEAEKVLEKAVFLNPEYTDAYCDLGLVLRAMGEDERAILEFQRAIDLNPIHLDALYNLGCLFEDMGRYHRAAELYGRVVGIQPNYWQAQMNRAVLLWRTGKGADAGKVLRVVRKKMTNKDEIYDASIQIRMQMNKKKKKKNQGKATSKFTRASEKTTRRDCLDDAFHIWDFQWITTLHLCDVSLLNKEEIGTGSEEWETDQKSLISKAALELILRKLLHFLKPDDFRGTIKAVNEQILSVLDATNSGRVDLGMFYAVIAPICAGEPRNRKRAAFDALLWRRSRRKEAQAECVIGKIDALIYIRYLRLIYLNFPSQGYSTDPLVAHEEKDDEKTMISFPEFLQIFDDNRQGFGILSTLVKLETNGRISYGEHSCDFSLQPLFEVVKRKLKIFGDH; from the coding sequence ATGAGCATTTTAGGGTTATTTCATTGTCTCACTTCAACCGTTAAAAGCCATTCCTCTCTCCTTTCCCCTCAGACAGACTTCGTTGCCCCAGAAACAGAGACCAACTCTAAATCTCTAATGGCTTCTTCACAGAGATCGATGTCAACGACGACGATGATGTCGAGAAGATATAAAGTCCGTTCGATCTTCGACAGATTCGATGCCAACGGTGACGGAGGCCTCAACCGCGACGAGATGGGTGCCCTCGTCACCGCTGTCAACCCAAAAGTCAAGTTCAGCTCCGATCAGATCTCCGCCATTCTTGACAAAGTTTTCCGATCGTATTCCTTTCTCATTGAAAATCCTTTAACTGGTCTCTCCTTCAAAGGCCTTCTTCGCATCTATGAAGACGGCGCTGGCTTTGTTGGCCACATTGACAGGGATTACTCAGCCCTCTTCCCTTCCTCTGAGGTCATCTCCAAAATCCCAAACTTTAGGGTTTCAGCTGCTTGGGCTAAGTCGcccaaccatggtttcaaaGTCGAATTTGATAATACGTGGAAGCTTGTTGAGGATCTGGAGATAATTATCAGAAGAAAAATTAAGTCTTTTACTCATGGGTGTTCGGATATTAGTGTAGACTTTGATAAGAAGTTCTTATGGGATGAGAATTGTGCAGATTACAGGAAAATTTTAAAGGAAGTGAGGGAGATTAGGGTTGCCATTGATCGGAATTTGCAGAGGGAAGAGGCTTTTGATGGGCATATGGCGATTGGACGGACCCTGCAATATTATAATCTTCTTATAGAGGCTCTGCAGAGCTTCCAGCGTGCGGCGGATTTGAGCCCAATTGATGTTAGGCCGCATTTCATGTTAGGCAATTGTTTATACCATCTGGGGAGATTGAATGAGGCTAAGGTTTGCTATTTGTTGGTTCTGGAGTTGGGAGCTGAGACCAATTCGAACAAGTGGGTGGGATTGCTGCCAGATCTACATGTGAATTTGGGGATTGTTTTGGAAGGAGAAGGGATGTTGCTTAGTGCTTGTGAGCATTATCGCGAGGCCGCGATTCTGTGTCCAACACATTATGGGGTTTTGGGGCTCTTGGGGGGAGTGTTACTTAGAACAGGGGAGTATGGGGAAGCAGAGAAGGTATTAGAGAAGGCAGTGTTCTTGAACCCTGAATACACTGATGCCTATTGTGATCTTGGGTTGGTTCTTCGTGCAATGGGGGAGGATGAGAGAGCAATTTTGGAGTTTCAGAGAGCCATTGATCTAAATCCCATCCATTTGGATGCTCTGTACAACCTTGGTTGCTTGTTTGAGGACATGGGTCGGTATCATAGGGCTGCAGAGTTGTATGGGAGAGTTGTGGGGATTCAGCCAAACTATTGGCAAGCTCAGATGAACCGAGCAGTCTTACTTTGGAGAACAGGGAAAGGTGCGGATGCAGGGAAAGTGTTGAGAGTGGTCCGAAAAAAGATGACAAACAAGGATGAGATCTATGATGCAAGCATACAAATCAGAATGCAgatgaataagaaaaagaaaaagaaaaatcaaggtaAAGCAACCAGCAAATTCACAAGGGCAAGTGAGAAAACCACAAGGAGGGACTGTCTTGATGATGCCTTTCACATCTGGGATTTCCAGTGGATCACTACACTTCATCTGTGTGATGTTTCTCTCCTAAATAAGGAGGAGATAGGTACTGGATCTGAAGAATGGGAAACAGATCAGAAGTCATTAATAAGTAAGGCAGCATTAGAGTTAATTTTGAGGAAACTGCTTCACTTTCTAAAACCAGACGATTTCCGGGGAACAATTAAAGCAGTTAACGAACAAATTTTGTCAGTCTTGGATGCAACCAATTCTGGGAGAGTCGACTTGGGCATGTTCTATGCTGTCATTGCTCCCATCTGTGCTGGGGAACCAAGGAATCGCAAGCGTGCCGCCTTTGATGCTCTATTATGGCGGCGCTCAAGGAGGAAGGAAGCTCAAGCTGAATGTGTAATAGGAAAGATTGATGCATTAATCTACATAAGGTACTTGAGGCTCATTTATTTGAATTTCCCTTCTCAAGGATATAGTACTGACCCATTGGTAGCCCATGAAGAAAAGGATGATGAGAAGACAATGATTTCATTCCCTGAGTTCCTCCAAATATTTGATGACAACAGACAGGGCTTTGGCATCTTGAGCACTTTGGTGAAGCTTGAAACCAATGGCAGGATCAGTTATGGTGAGCATTCTTGTGATTTCTCACTTCAGCCTCTGTTTGAAGTAGTGAAACGTAAGCTGAAGATATTTGGAGACCATTAA
- the LOC122085051 gene encoding histone H3.2-like — MARTKQTARKSTGGKAPRKQLATKAARKSAPATGGVKKPHRFRPGTVALREIRKYQKSTELLIRKLPFQRLVREIAQDFKTDLRFQSSAVSALQEAAEAYLVGLFEDTNLCAIHGKRVTIMPKDIQLARRIRGERA, encoded by the coding sequence ATGGCGAGAACGAAGCAAACTGCAAGAAAATCCACCGGAGGAAAAGCTCCCCGTAAGCAACTCGCAACCAAGGCAGCTCGTAAATCTGCCCCAGCGACCGGAGGAGTGAAGAAGCCTCACAGATTCAGGCCTGGAACAGTTGCGCTTCGTGAGATAAGAAAGTATCAGAAGAGTACTGAGTTGCTGATCCGTAAGCTGCCCTTTCAACGTCTGGTTCGTGAGATTGCTCAGGATTTCAAGACCGATCTCCGATTCCAGAGCAGTGCTGTCTCTGCTCTCCAAGAGGCCGCTGAGGCATACCTTGTGGGTCTCTTTGAGGATACTAACCTCTGTGCTATACATGGTAAGAGAGTTACTATAATGCCCAAGGATATCCAACTCGCTCGTAGGATTCGTGGTGAAAGGGCTTAG